The Candidatus Cloacimonadota bacterium genome contains the following window.
GTTTCATGGGTTTGTGCATATGGTCGATAACGTTTGTAACTCTTGCCCGCACAGACTTTACGGCTTTATCAGAGAATTTAACGGGATTCACTTTAAGGGCTTGGACTAAGGATTCCACATGAGAGTTGAATAGAATAGTACCATGTTGCAATGTGGTACCGTTCTGCACCAGTTTGGCGTTGCCAGAAAACTTCATCCCTTTTATAGTAAGGTCGTTTCTTCCTTCCAAGATAGCGGGAACACCGAGATCGTTAAGAACCTCTAATACTGGGGCTGTAAAACGAGCAAAATTGGCGGTATCATCTTTAATGTTTCTCATAATGAAACTAAAGTTCAAGTTTCCCAGATCGTGAAAAACTGTGCCCCCGCCGGTGAGCCGTCTAACCACTGGAATTTCGTGTTGTTGCACCCATTGGTAATTAATTTCTGCGAGTGTGTTTTGGAATCTGCCTACTATTATACAAGGTTCATTTATATATAGCAAAAAGCAGTCTTTGGAGAAATTGTATAGGAGGTATTCCTCTAAGGCGATGTTGAATGGGGCATAGTTTGAAGGGCTAATGATACTAAGCATAAATAATCCTCAGGGACTAGCTTGTAAAAAGTTAAAGAAAGTAGATGGACCACGCCAGACTAATATGAGTATGAGGCATGATCCTCATCGCTTTCGTTTGAGCTTATATAGTTTTAGCAGCAGAATGGTCACAATGCTAAACAGGGCGATAATTTCTTTTGTGGCAAGAATGGGGTAGAATTTAACCTTATCTTTGTTCAAGATGTAGATGCCAACGGGATCGGTTTTTACGCTTCCACCGCCACCGCCACCAAAATTTGATTGTTTGTTTTCCGATGCTTCGTCCTGTTGCTTTTGTTTCTTAGCATTAGGACTCTTGCCGCCACCGCCGCCAAAAGCAAACGAAACACGAGCAACTGGGATAATGGATAATTCTCCCACTTTGGAGGGACTGCCAATGGCAAGATTGGCACCGGCTCCGCTGTGGATAGCACTTTTAATCTGGGTAATTATGTGGTTGAAATTCATAACATACTCCTTTCTTTATGTGCTCTTGAGACATTTGGTATCCACATGACATCCTGTCAAGTAAAAAGCCCCGAAATTTACTTCGGGGCTATTATATTTGGCCTATATGGTTCTATTCCATCAGCAGCATTTTGCGAGTATTGATATAGCTTCCAGTGCGCATACGATAGAAATAAACGCCACTAGATAAGCGGTTGCCTCTAAAGTCTTTGGCATCGAATACTATGCGATATCTTCCCGCTGCCTGATTCTCATTCACTAAAGTACGCACAAGCTGTCCCTTGAGGTTAAAGATGTCCAGTTGAACCGGAGCAGCTTCTTTAAGGTCGTAGCTGATTGTAGTTTCAGGATTGAATGGGTTGGGATAGTTGC
Protein-coding sequences here:
- a CDS encoding lipoate--protein ligase — protein: MLSIISPSNYAPFNIALEEYLLYNFSKDCFLLYINEPCIIVGRFQNTLAEINYQWVQQHEIPVVRRLTGGGTVFHDLGNLNFSFIMRNIKDDTANFARFTAPVLEVLNDLGVPAILEGRNDLTIKGMKFSGNAKLVQNGTTLQHGTILFNSHVESLVQALKVNPVKFSDKAVKSVRARVTNVIDHMHKPMKLGEFIDLVRHKVHSLYPDAQDYSLSIEDRQAAQNLVDSKYGTWDWNFGKSPQYNLANAIRTAIGTIEFYLDVSNGIITSLRIFGDFFCSEDIHDLECCFSGVIHDHAAVKEVFERNSYHEYFSNVKLDDLVNAMF